The proteins below are encoded in one region of Micromonospora sp. DSM 45708:
- a CDS encoding diacylglycerol/lipid kinase family protein, whose translation MNTSTTDRAAPTGKIAVVAHRKKTFGGGLDELRARLVGAGVGRLLWYEVPKSRKAPKRVRAALDEGAELVLVWGGDGMVQRCADTLAGTGVPMGILPAGTANLFAVNLGIPAELPEAVRVALHGRRRRLDLGRINGEHFAVMAGAGFDGDLIRDADRRLKGRLGRVAYVWTGLRHVRGECVRTRVRVDGADWFDGEASCVLFGNVGTITGGIPAFDDARPDDGALEVGVATASGAVDWARTLGRMAAGRSDESPFVRITRGRKITVRFAEPKTYELDGGARGTAKRLKVTVVPGGLTVCCPEPAD comes from the coding sequence ATGAACACGAGCACCACCGACCGCGCCGCCCCCACGGGCAAGATCGCGGTCGTGGCACACCGGAAGAAGACCTTCGGCGGCGGCCTCGACGAGCTGCGCGCCCGCCTCGTCGGCGCCGGCGTCGGGCGGCTGCTCTGGTACGAGGTGCCGAAGAGCCGCAAGGCGCCGAAGCGGGTCCGCGCGGCGCTCGACGAGGGCGCGGAGCTGGTGCTGGTCTGGGGCGGTGACGGCATGGTGCAGCGGTGTGCCGACACGCTGGCCGGCACCGGCGTGCCGATGGGCATCCTGCCCGCCGGCACCGCCAACCTCTTCGCCGTCAACCTCGGCATCCCCGCCGAGCTGCCCGAGGCGGTCCGGGTCGCGTTGCACGGCCGGCGTCGCCGGCTGGACCTCGGCCGGATCAACGGGGAGCACTTCGCGGTGATGGCCGGCGCCGGGTTCGACGGCGACCTGATCCGCGACGCGGACCGCCGGCTCAAGGGCCGGCTCGGCCGGGTCGCCTACGTCTGGACCGGGCTGCGGCACGTGCGCGGTGAGTGCGTGCGCACCCGCGTCCGGGTGGACGGCGCCGACTGGTTCGACGGCGAGGCGAGCTGCGTGCTGTTCGGCAACGTCGGCACCATCACCGGCGGCATCCCGGCCTTCGACGACGCCCGCCCCGACGACGGCGCGCTCGAGGTCGGCGTCGCCACCGCCAGCGGCGCCGTGGACTGGGCCCGCACGCTGGGCCGGATGGCCGCCGGACGCTCCGACGAGTCGCCGTTCGTGCGGATCACCCGGGGTCGGAAGATCACCGTGCGGTTCGCCGAGCCGAAGACGTACGAGCTGGACGGCGGTGCGCGGGGAACGGCGAAACGGCTGAAGGTCACGGTGGTGCCGGGCGGGCTGACGGTCTGCTGCCCGGAGCCGGCGGACTGA
- a CDS encoding M4 family metallopeptidase, with the protein MKLSPRLAALTGAAAAGVLAAGTAAAVQAAPPGPAAPNPAQARAAAADSARALVANRPAYLQAGSDDAFVQKPVISSEGTQYVPYERTYKGLPVVGGDFVLATDGAGNLKYASVAQQRPIGALTTTPTLTSAAAAKTARAQLKTVSSVEGTTLVVYTLGASPTLAWETTVRGTGADGVSRLTVDVDARTGAVLRKQEHVVNGTGTGAWNGPSPLTLNTTQSGSTYTMKDPTVTNLSCQDAANNTTFSGTDDAWGNGTATNKETGCVDALFSAQTEHKMLNQWLGRNGADGNGGYWPIRVGLNDQNAYYDGTQVQIGKNTAGQWIGSLDVVAHEIGHGIDDHTPGGISGGGTQEFVADTFGAATEWFANEPSSYDAPDFLVGEKINLVGSGPIRNMYNPGALGDPNCYSSSVPGGEVHASAGPGNHWFYLLANGSSPTNGQPSSSTCNSSSVTGLGIQKAIKIMYNAMLLKTSSSSYLKYRTWTLQAAKNLYPSGCTEFNTVKAAWDAVSVPAQSGDPTCAGGTPTPTPTTTSTPPPGGCSGNKLANPGFESGNVNWTASSGVITTDSGQAAHGGSYKAWLDGYGSSHTDTLSQSVTIPAGCRATLSFWLHVDSAESTTSTAYDKLTVKAGSTTLATYSNLNKATGYVQRSFDISSLAGTTATISFSGVEDASLQTSFVVDDTAVNLS; encoded by the coding sequence TTGAAGCTCTCACCCCGCCTCGCCGCGCTCACCGGCGCAGCCGCGGCCGGCGTGCTGGCCGCCGGCACCGCCGCGGCCGTGCAGGCCGCGCCACCCGGGCCCGCCGCCCCGAACCCCGCCCAGGCCCGCGCGGCAGCCGCCGACTCGGCCCGCGCGCTGGTCGCGAACCGTCCCGCCTACCTCCAGGCCGGCTCGGACGACGCGTTCGTGCAGAAGCCCGTGATCTCCTCCGAGGGCACCCAGTACGTGCCCTACGAGCGCACCTACAAGGGCCTGCCGGTGGTCGGCGGCGACTTCGTGCTCGCCACCGACGGCGCCGGCAACCTGAAGTACGCCTCGGTCGCCCAGCAACGGCCGATCGGCGCGCTCACCACCACCCCCACGCTGACCTCGGCCGCCGCCGCGAAGACGGCGCGCGCCCAGCTCAAGACCGTCAGCTCGGTCGAGGGCACCACGCTGGTGGTCTACACGCTCGGCGCCAGCCCGACGCTGGCCTGGGAGACCACCGTGCGCGGCACCGGCGCGGACGGTGTCAGCCGGCTCACCGTGGACGTCGACGCCCGCACCGGCGCGGTGCTGCGCAAGCAGGAGCACGTCGTCAATGGCACCGGCACCGGCGCCTGGAACGGGCCCAGCCCGCTCACGCTGAACACCACGCAGTCGGGCAGCACGTACACCATGAAGGACCCGACCGTCACGAACCTCAGCTGCCAGGACGCCGCGAACAACACCACGTTCAGCGGCACCGACGACGCCTGGGGCAACGGCACCGCCACCAACAAGGAGACCGGCTGCGTCGACGCGCTGTTCTCCGCCCAGACCGAGCACAAGATGCTCAACCAGTGGCTGGGCCGCAACGGCGCCGACGGCAACGGCGGCTACTGGCCGATCCGGGTGGGCCTGAACGACCAGAACGCCTACTACGACGGCACCCAGGTCCAGATCGGCAAGAACACCGCCGGCCAGTGGATCGGCTCGCTCGACGTGGTGGCCCACGAGATCGGCCACGGCATCGACGACCACACCCCGGGCGGCATCTCCGGCGGCGGCACCCAGGAGTTCGTGGCGGACACGTTCGGCGCGGCCACCGAGTGGTTCGCCAACGAGCCGTCCAGCTACGACGCGCCGGACTTCCTGGTCGGCGAGAAGATCAACCTGGTCGGCTCCGGCCCGATCCGGAACATGTACAACCCGGGGGCGCTCGGCGACCCGAACTGCTACTCCAGCAGCGTCCCCGGTGGCGAGGTGCACGCCTCCGCCGGTCCCGGCAACCACTGGTTCTACCTGCTCGCCAACGGCAGCAGCCCGACCAACGGGCAGCCGTCCAGCTCGACCTGCAACAGCAGCAGCGTGACCGGCCTGGGCATCCAGAAGGCCATCAAGATCATGTACAACGCGATGCTGCTGAAGACGTCCTCCTCGTCGTACCTGAAGTACCGCACCTGGACGCTCCAGGCGGCGAAGAACCTCTACCCGAGCGGCTGCACCGAGTTCAACACCGTCAAGGCGGCCTGGGACGCGGTCAGCGTGCCGGCGCAGTCGGGTGACCCGACCTGTGCCGGCGGTACGCCGACGCCCACGCCGACCACCACGAGCACCCCGCCGCCCGGCGGCTGCTCCGGCAACAAGCTGGCCAACCCCGGCTTCGAGTCGGGCAACGTGAACTGGACCGCCTCGTCGGGCGTCATCACCACCGACAGCGGCCAGGCCGCGCACGGCGGCTCGTACAAGGCGTGGCTCGACGGCTACGGCTCCTCGCACACCGACACGCTCAGCCAGTCGGTCACCATCCCGGCCGGCTGCCGGGCCACGCTGAGCTTCTGGCTGCACGTCGACAGCGCGGAGTCGACCACGAGCACCGCCTACGACAAGCTGACCGTCAAGGCCGGCAGCACCACGCTGGCGACCTACTCCAACCTGAACAAGGCCACCGGCTACGTGCAGCGGTCCTTCGACATCTCGTCGCTGGCCGGCACCACCGCCACCATCTCGTTCAGCGGCGTGGAGGACGCCTCCCTCCAGACGTCCTTCGTCGTCGACGACACCGCGGTCAACCTGAGCTGA
- a CDS encoding LLM class flavin-dependent oxidoreductase, which translates to MTDHGHELAFGSFLTPDAGRPDQVVALATLGEQAGLDLVTFQDHPYLPTFLDTWTLMSYVAAATDRIRLAGNVLNLPLRQPVVLARSVASLDLLTGGRVELGLGAGAFWDGIEAAGGRRLSPGAAVDALDEAIRVIREVWDTDRRDMIRLPGEHYRVVGAKRGPAPAHPVGIWVGAYKPRMLRLVGRAADGWLPSLSYLPNGPDDLPALNALVDDGARAAGRDPGAIRRMLNVNGTFARSSTGFLAGPPQQWAEELAGLTLAHGITTFVLAGDEPRAIQLFAQEVAPAVRELVAAERTTPGSGARAVAEERATAGGPTTLAVTPTPDPGVRLSARRLWDETTRPAAPPAPAGQVYPARGQAAGQHLVDVHDHLRQELAQVRDLLEQVRRGAVSPGGARAVLNEMTMRQNNWTLGAYCAAYCTVVTQHHGLEDASIFPHLRRADAGLAPVLDRLAEEHVVIHDVVESVDRALVELIRRPGDFTELQEAVDLLTDTLLSHLSYEEHQIVEPLARYGFFPGQL; encoded by the coding sequence ATGACCGACCACGGACACGAGCTGGCCTTCGGCAGCTTCCTCACGCCGGACGCCGGACGCCCCGACCAGGTGGTCGCGCTCGCCACGCTCGGCGAACAGGCCGGACTGGACCTGGTCACCTTCCAGGACCACCCCTACCTGCCGACCTTCCTGGACACGTGGACGCTGATGTCGTACGTGGCCGCCGCCACCGACCGGATCCGCCTGGCCGGCAACGTGCTCAACCTGCCGCTGCGCCAACCGGTGGTGCTGGCGCGCAGCGTCGCCAGCCTGGACCTGCTCACCGGCGGCCGGGTCGAGCTGGGGCTCGGCGCGGGCGCGTTCTGGGACGGGATCGAGGCGGCCGGCGGCCGGCGGCTCTCCCCCGGCGCGGCGGTCGACGCGCTCGACGAGGCGATCCGCGTCATCCGCGAGGTGTGGGACACCGACCGGCGCGACATGATCCGCCTGCCCGGTGAGCACTACCGGGTGGTCGGGGCGAAACGCGGACCGGCGCCGGCGCATCCGGTGGGCATCTGGGTGGGCGCGTACAAGCCGCGGATGCTGCGGCTGGTCGGGCGCGCCGCGGACGGCTGGCTGCCGTCGCTGTCGTACCTGCCGAACGGGCCGGACGACCTGCCGGCGCTCAACGCCCTGGTCGACGACGGCGCGCGGGCCGCCGGCCGGGACCCGGGCGCGATCCGCCGGATGCTCAACGTGAACGGCACGTTCGCCCGCTCGTCCACCGGCTTCCTCGCCGGGCCGCCGCAGCAGTGGGCGGAGGAACTGGCCGGGCTCACGCTGGCGCACGGCATCACCACGTTCGTCCTCGCCGGCGACGAGCCACGCGCCATCCAGCTCTTCGCCCAGGAGGTGGCGCCGGCGGTGCGGGAGCTGGTCGCCGCCGAGCGCACCACGCCCGGCAGCGGCGCCCGGGCCGTCGCCGAGGAGCGGGCCACGGCCGGCGGCCCGACCACGCTCGCGGTCACCCCCACCCCCGACCCCGGGGTACGCCTGAGCGCGCGCCGCCTCTGGGACGAGACGACCCGCCCGGCCGCCCCGCCGGCGCCGGCCGGTCAGGTCTACCCGGCCCGCGGGCAGGCGGCCGGGCAGCACCTGGTGGACGTGCACGACCACCTGCGCCAGGAGCTGGCCCAGGTGCGCGACCTGCTGGAACAGGTCAGGCGCGGCGCGGTCTCCCCCGGCGGGGCGCGGGCCGTGCTGAACGAGATGACGATGCGGCAGAACAACTGGACGCTGGGCGCCTACTGCGCGGCCTACTGCACGGTGGTGACCCAGCACCACGGGCTGGAGGACGCCTCCATCTTCCCGCACCTGCGCCGCGCCGACGCCGGGCTGGCGCCGGTGCTGGACCGTCTGGCGGAGGAGCACGTGGTGATCCACGACGTGGTGGAGAGCGTGGACCGGGCGCTGGTGGAGCTGATCCGCCGACCCGGCGACTTCACCGAGTTGCAGGAGGCGGTGGACCTGCTGACCGACACGCTGCTGTCGCACCTGTCGTACGAGGAGCACCAGATCGTCGAGCCGCTGGCCCGCTACGGCTTCTTCCCCGGTCAACTGTGA
- a CDS encoding YbaB/EbfC family nucleoid-associated protein, producing MTNDAFSAAASLDELLTRTQQALAAMRSRATVHTDGEPGDVLRAEGAAAGGRVRAVAVQGGRLDSVAVDPELAGEPLEALCGHVVAAVNAALAELDAQVSASARADTDALAVRLGGLPDQAELFSATMHEVAARIRRDRDAASRAARPA from the coding sequence ATGACCAACGATGCGTTCTCGGCCGCCGCGAGCCTCGACGAGCTGCTGACCCGCACGCAGCAGGCGTTGGCCGCGATGCGGTCCCGGGCCACCGTGCACACCGACGGTGAGCCGGGCGACGTGCTGCGGGCCGAGGGCGCCGCGGCCGGCGGCCGGGTCCGCGCGGTCGCGGTCCAGGGCGGCCGGCTGGACTCGGTCGCGGTCGACCCGGAGTTGGCCGGCGAACCGCTGGAGGCGCTCTGCGGGCACGTCGTCGCCGCCGTCAATGCCGCGCTGGCCGAGTTGGACGCGCAGGTCAGCGCCTCGGCCCGGGCGGACACCGACGCGCTCGCCGTCCGGCTCGGCGGGCTGCCCGACCAGGCGGAGCTGTTCAGCGCGACGATGCACGAGGTGGCCGCGCGGATCCGCCGCGACCGCGACGCCGCGTCCCGCGCCGCCCGCCCGGCCTGA